The window AATCATCGCTGGTCGTACAATCGTATAACGGACGAACGAAATGTTGGACGACCAAAAAGGAAAGGGCCTCTTCAAAAGAAACGCACATTTGATCCGGGccttatttttttaaacgaaaggattctttcgataaatttatatctatagacgtgggaaaattaatgaaaatagataaatcaCATGAGTTGTTTTTTTGGCTCACTTCGATACTTCGTATGAAAgatgattttcttttgatggatcaatttgatttttctttatgaatataaaatttcgtaAGGATATCACATTTGTACAAGTTACACTTggattttttctaataaagaCGAAGAACGATCAATTGAAATCTATTAAATTCttgagaattatttattttcgtagattaaattttaaatacaaaaaaccTAATGTACCTTTCATGCCCTTACATATGAATCGAAGAATAAActgtatgtataaaatttttattcattagatATACCATtcaataatcgtatatatatatacacgactattttatataggttattatatttttaatacgccaattttttttttttttagtaaaatGCGTTCAATTTAAACTAACGCCAAAATATCGTTGGACTTCATGCAAAAATTGAgcgaaattataaaaaataatttgattgtaCTTCTGGCAGATAACTCAAaagatatatgcatatttatgTAAGGAAGGTTACATATTTACTTTGAAAATCTACATATGCTTACAAAATGTACATATGAAAAAATCAATTTGCTCTGCCATAACAGAGCAAACCAGAAAAattccctcactctctctctttctatctctttcaatattcagaaaaaaaaaagtatgactAATGCAAAACTCGCaaacgaaattttcttttccatttttttcataatcatAGGAGTATATATTTGACGAATATTCCATATTCATTCATTGCACGTaacatactaataatattaatttttcagaaTCATACCTGTCGTTGACGTGTAATGAATatctcgatattatcaattacaGCACATTGCAGAGAATACGAAATAGTATCAAcgaaactttattatttccaaaagaaatttgattattgagttcattgtttatttctttgttgttTGGAAAGGATTGATTAGTTATAAAGCAAAAGATTATTATGCCACAGCGAATATTAATGtggaaaaaaatcgaaatattaaaacaattaaattaaaaatatttattgcacAATTATTTAACGAGgattatttaaattagaaaaaaaaatataatcgataatatttcataGTTACGCCCTcttacaaattaaattaaactaaCATACTGCCCTATAGGATAAACGTAATATATTTCctgtagaaaaataataacttgaaaaataataatataatactgattttacttttattcatttttatgaaaaattttttatataaatactggtgagaatttattaaagaaaaatcgataaaatgtattattgaattaataaagaaaattaccaTTAAATACGACGAGCAATAATTTTCTTGGATTCTTTTCAATGTTGGCAGTCCTGCATACGACTTGTAACGAACAAGTTTGAAGTTGTTTATATGGTTTTGCACGTGCttttaatatgaaagaatatttcatttttctttgatattatcttACCAAGGaattttgcttttattatacAAAGTGGACCAAAAcaagtaaattaaatttaaagaataaaaataatattgctttttcttttttcttttctaaatcaTACTTTTATTTCGATGAATATGCttctttgtttataaatttgaatctttttcgagaataaataaaaatgtttaatacatAGAAATTGTTTGTAGGTACacattttaagaaatatattgacGTAATCATAATTTAGAGATAAAAACACGTGTagtagataaaataatttaaaaaaatatgagtGATTTTAGTGATGactctttttcactttctgttgataaacagaaatataaaaaaggtatgtaaaatgaaattgattatGTATTGTAAGTCAtagtgataattattttattattccagTTGTATATCAGATTTTACCAAAAGTATCTAATAGAAtggatataaatatgaaagatattttaaaagtGACAATTATTGGTTCTCAAGACTTTTCATTAAAACTCACTGATAATTCTGTAATAGAAGATACTCAAGATATTTTTCCtgataataatgagagaaGTACAAACGAAAATGATGCTATTGTCATTAGCGATTCAAGCTTTGATCATAGTTtagattattttgataaaaagaagattatttCCCCTATAGTATCAAAAGGCacttataaaagtataataagatcaaaaaattattctttagaAATATCTAATGATACCGATGAAGATAGAAGTTTCACTGAAAAATGGAGAAATGTATCAGTgagaaataatgattttaataaattttctaatcgtaTTAAGATAACTATTTCACAAGATAAGAATTCATTTTATACTTCAGATGATAGTTCTAAGAAAAACAGTACATCAAGTTCtgaatacaataaaaatactaatgtATCTAAAGATAAATATGTTAGTCCAACACCAACAAATAAACAACGTAATGATGAAAAATCAAACAAACAGATACAAAATATatcggagaaaaaagaaaatatatatactcctGTTAAGAATTTGaacttattaaataaattgactaataataatagtaatagtagtaacagtaatacTAATGATTCTAAGAAATCAGAAACTTgtatacaaatgaaaaaaggtgATCtaactaaaatattaaaaaatatacaattaacGAAAGCTGTTTATGAATCtccaaaaacaaaaaagaccAATGATGCTGTAATTGATGAAACTTTAGACGATAAAATTCATCCAGCTTTATTAAGTGATgatagtttaataaaaaaatctaagTTACCTGCTAGAATAATAGATGAAACCCCTTCAAATTCTGATATTATCAGAAATCAATCTACTGAAATAAACACAGTAACTTCACCTAAAATACATGATCAATCTGTTGATTCTCCTATAGATAATCAAGTAAAAACCCtatctgaaagaaaaaaaaaagaaatttcaaattgGCTTATGACGGGTTTACCACGATCTCATAGTGACAATTCTTCATTCAATAATGTACCTGCAAGCAATAAAGATAGTATAAGTTCTGGAAACAGTAGTTTAGAAAGATTGGAGTTGAATTATGAAACTCCGAATAATAGAGGAAAAATagagtttaaaaatattgataattatattacttcaGTAAATGCAAGAACTAGTCCATCAcataaatttttagaaaaaccCGATCCTCCTACATTTTCAAAGATCCTCCAGAAAAATGATcaatatgaaaatgaagataaaaaggaatttaataatatgaatgttATACAATGTACAGATATATTAGATAAGCTATATGGCCAAGTATGGAGAGATAAAGCAGGTGATTTGCTTTCAACTCCAACAAAAAAACAATCAGTTGTtatggaaagagatagaactaTACAAAGGGATAGGTAAGTTTTTttgctaaaataaaaaataactgattatatgaaaaagtattcagaagaagaagtattatctttattgtttataGAAAAGCTAGaagaaataaacattattcAATAAAGGCGACAGATAAACAGAATACATCTAATACAGATAAAaaagtaagattaataaatcaaaagcAATCTAAGTATAATACTTCTTCCTCTGAGAATGAAAGCGAATGTTCATATTATACTGCTCTAACAAATCCACAAGCATCAAATATTGTATCTGATAAACTTAATACTATATCGTCTTCTGTTCAAAggtatgatatatttttatttatttttcatgcaacaatacaaaatacaatccctgaatttttttttttagagatattaaaatatatgattctGATACAAAAGACAAATGTAACACTAATAGTACAGTACAGAAAGTattagataagaaaatatcatCATCTAACAATGAAGAAAGTAGTTCTGATACAAGTGAATTTGATCCAGGTGATGATGTTACTGAAAAACGTATGCGTAAAAGAGGTAGTAAAATCATACACTTATAAACATGATATTGTAAAAgcgtttaacaaatttttcaatagtTTTAAAgtcctttaatttttaattaaacagaaaataaattttcaggtacatatataaaacaaaatccaacaacgacaacaacaaataaaaatcatcTTCCATCCatagaaagcaagaaaaaggaaacatatAGTTTCTTAGCCTCTTTATCTCATTCAGTACCTCTGACTAATGCTCATCCAGATGCAAAAAAATATAGGCaatcatataaaaagaataaagaagagctttgcaaatatttgtataaattatataatgaaaatatttttgataaaatgttacctgaaaatatgataatacaaTGGAATGTTCGTATGAGAGAAGTAGCTGGATACTGTTATAATAGTTCATATGTAATTCCTCAAGGAGGTATTTGCAGAACTTCAACTATAGAACTATCAACTAAAGTATGTTTTAAACTGCAATTTCACATGtacaaaaattgttaattaactttaataagtAATTCGCTTGAATTTTATGTAGGTTTTAGATGCACCCAATAGATTAAGAGATACCTTAATTCATGAAATGTGCCATGCTGCTTGTTGGATAATAAACGGCGAGTCAAGTGGTCATGGATACTTATGGACAGCGTGGTAAGTTTTCGAATAAATTGCTTTCTATacgtgttatttattttattatattttatatatagggCTAACAGGGCCACGAATGTATTCCCTGAGCTTCCTCCCATTCGTCGTTTCCATGATTATGcaattaatacaaaatacatgtataaatgtaCGGGGTGTGGATTaaggtataaaaaatattaataatattgtcgcatgatttattatttactttattttctattaattattaattaattattgataattaatctGATTAATTGTCATTCCGTTTCAATCAATTTTAGTATTGGAAGACATTCAAAGTCTGTAGACATTGAAAACAAACGGTGTGATTGTTGTAATGGTAAATTGGAATTATTCGTTAACAAATCAACGAAATCTGGTACAGTTCAAATGCAAACACCACAAAGAGAACCATCTGCATTTGCActttatgtaaaagaaaattataagtctgtgaaaaaagacaaaaatttaaatcatGCAGAGGTGATGAAACTTTTAGGGAAAAATTTTTCAGCAATTAAAATAGCAAAGaaagatgatgataataatgctgATAATGACAAAGATTCTTTTGATTAAatgtatattcattttataaaaagtcTTATGTGAAGTTATGTATATCATAATCACATATTTAATCTTACTATTGCAGGCACATCAGTGTGAGATATTTtaagttatatatacaaaaatgaaCTAGATCTTAATACATAAAGACACATGTTTTTACATAAGAATTAAAACGCGATCATtgtatgtaaatttataaaaaaatatcgtaataaaaaatacgcaAGATTTCCTGAAGTTTCGATCAATCTTcctacacgcacacgcacacacacacacacacacacacacatatatatatatatataatggacaaatttatattaatgtcatttattgcaaattttatttgtccaaaaatttaagaaaatatatcattttatcgccaatgataatataaagcAAATGTTTCGTTTAAACCAATCGAATTTTTAGAAAGCCTTACGATTCATGCATATccgcattaaaatattttttaagtacTTGCAAGTATAACTTTGTAATACATTTTCGTTATCAAATctttgtttaataaaattatttataattaatcatttataattatttattttaatatatcattgatgtattatttgttaaaaaaagtttaagaaaaagaataatatgaataaaagaaaagtaatggaataaggatatatttaaaattagtgCGGGTTGCGCTATGCCGTTTTAATATGGTTTTGCGCGCGCATACGATAGTGGCGGCGACGGCGGCGATAATAGGAGCAGCGGCGTCAGCAGCGCACTCTAAAAACAGTCGTGCCGAAGATGGCGACGTGCGAGTGGCGGTGTCGGTGTAGTgtttaagaagagaaagggaccATGTTGTCGCCGCGGCCAACGCAGTGTTTCCCGTGATACGCAATCGAGCTCGGTGCAAATGTAGGAATGTCAGAGGTTAAACGGGTACCCCTGCAAACCCTGGAGTTTCCGGAGTCCCTGGGCCACGCcgcgaagaaggagaaaaagggtgAGAAGGGCAAACAGCTTGCGCCCTCCTTCCGTTTTACGCTCACTCTGCCAGAGTCGAACGAGAAGGCATGCCCCGAGTTCAACTACGCGCAGCTTCTCAAAGCAGCCGAGGTCAGtccatcttccttttctctttatttttttttttttcgtaaaaggTCTgacgaggaaagaaagagattgagagaaaTTTTCTCGGCCGTGTGCCTCGATAAGGGCACGACTTATACCGGCCgcatttctctccctctttctctgtctctctttacgGCTTTGAGAAGAAAgtgcaaaaatattaatggttTCGCGTCGTCGAGGGCGACGCACGACGATGCCAGATGCATATCGACATGCAACGCTCTCGAAACACGACTGTCACGCGTCCTTGTTGCCTCGTGAGATCTCTATGGTAcaccgttctctctctctctctctctctctctctctttatatatatatatatatatatatatatatatatatatatatatatctcgattCCTCGTGACGTTTCCTCCTTTGGTCAGTATCCTGTCTCTCTCAAcaacgagaaaagagagagaactgaTCGATTCTCCCTCCGATATTTCGTAAGAATTTTTCTAGATTTTACTCAGGATCTATTCTAACGTTTGTTtatggaaggaaaaaaaaaatatatatatatatatatatatatatatatatatatatatattaacggtTTAGACTTTAAACATCAACCATACGTTCGAGATTATTTCTAATGCAAACAGAAATCAGAATATACGATTTCTTCTTTAACTCGACATCACTACGAAATCATCCATTTTAGTTACTAACTTAGAAGGGAAGGCGAATACATCGTTTCAAGCCGACATTGCAATTCCTTTTTATGATACTTTCTATCGTCGTGAACATTAGAAAATATCGGCCATACGCCACATATTTATCTCTAATGTTACATACATGTGTAATGTTTTTCAATGAACGCCATGCCTCTCGTTGTCTGCTATGAAAATCgcctttctttttcagatTATATCGCATAATATTCCTAGACAACcgtgtctctctccctcctcttttGCCcatgtatctctttctctcctctctctctctctctctctctctctctctcacacacacatacgaacAAACAGCATACatagttatattctttcacacacacacacacatacacacacacatcatacactttttctttttctactgcGCTGCGCTGGAAACTCGTGATCGTCGACACGTATCGAGAGCGCACGTATAGAACACGGCTTGACCTCTCGAGACATATGTCATGCGTTCGTGCATAGGTTTTCGCCTTTCGCAACCCCCACTctgatctttcatttttttttttttttttttctatcgccCTTTACCCTTTTCAGATCGAATTTTTCATACACGCGTACGTATATGCGGACATGCTCTCTCGCTCGCATTAACGCACGCTCGCCCGCTcgcgcgcacacatacatacatacatatatatatatatatatatatatatatatatatatatatatatatgtatatatatatatcaatttctcGTCTTGAAAAGACGACAAATTTTGTCTTCTTCAAAATATTGCCACGAACGAGTTTCGTCGTTTccgttataaatttatacgagAATGAGTGCGCGAGATTGacgtataaatacatatgttttacgataatttgtttctccattctctttccctttctctctctctctctctctctctctctctctctctctctctctctccctctctctttgtctctatacgtgtcgtcgtcgttgcacAAGACAATGCATGATGGTAGTTCCTTCTGTCATGCATGTCTGTGTATGTTTGATCGAACGATGCTCTCTGTATTTTTtgtgactttttttttatttattttttttttttttatttttatttttttttaagaatttttaaaaagataataaagatttcgtGTGTTCTCATTTACATGCCGAATATgcatgtttctttctctccctctgtatatatatacatatatatatatatatatatatcttccattctttcattttatttgtaacAAACAAtcaaataaacataaataacggTATCTAATGATTCATGCATGTTACGGTCATAATTCTATAAGAAAACTAAGACCCGTGTGATTCTTAACAAGTCTACTATCCCGATGTACCatagattcttttcttttttcgtatgttttttcttttcttttcttttttttttttttcgaatacaaGGCTAATCGCGATGGTGGGGATGAATTACGTTCCCCTCTTTTTACCACTCTTTCCCGCCACGTCGCTTGATCATTCTTTCAACGTTGCATCTATACACCATAGTGTATGAACGTCTCACAGCGTATACTTATAatcgagagaagagagaggagagagagagagagagagagagagagagagagagagagagagagagagagagagagagagagagagagagtggtcTTCTTTTGTCGTTGATAGTTATCGATTCACCACCGCATAGTGGTTAGTATCCTTTCGCAAGCTGCCCTACGGATCTTGCTtgtcttctcctctctctctctctctctctctctctctctctctctgtctctctctctctctctctctctttctctctttctctctttttgctttCGCGCCTTCTTTACTAAGCTCTTCACCACGCAACATGGATTTTTGAAATTCCTGATGTTCCTATAGGCCATTTACCCTGTCTCTTCTTGAGCAACCAATAGTATTGTATTTCGTGAAAAGGGGAGTGaagtactttctttctttctttctttctttctttttctttttatttatttctttttccttttttcttttttttttttttcatacgcaCTTTTTATAGTTCTTGGAAGATTtccgagacagagagagagagagagagagagagagagagagagagagagagagagagagagagagagaaaatacataaatcatattatttcCGAATTCACGATGCATTTATTATACTCATATTTAATACCGGCAATAAAGTGCAACAGaagtaataaatgtaaaaagggAAAGTATAGTATgcattgtttcttctttttttttctctttttttttttttttttttgttcagtttatctttttatttttacaccctatatattttctatcatattattgttaaatctatcctttcttttattttattaacgtcacgttggttctttttcttttttttttcttttttcttttttttttttttttatacctgttgataataatattaaaccgCTGAAACGGTCACTCGACGTAGCGTCCCCGTATTAGGAGAccagaacgaaaaagaaggtgGCGCGTTTCGCATAGAGCAGAGAACCACTGTATCGTAGTTCGCGTTTCACCTGCAACGTGTTCTCCTGGTATCGCAGAACGTTTTTCGCATCGTTTCAAAGTTTCAtcttatcgttttcttttcttccttcctatcttccttccttgcttgatcgtatgaaatattttttaagactGTATTGTTCTAATGTATATAACACGAGTCTCGTCCTTTTATCTTATCGCTTCTGCCGATAATTTGCGATAtgaattattgttttaattattatatttcatgttAGGGATTAATATTGGATTAATGCTTTAAGTATTACggacatattatatatacaatatatatataaatgcatgtatatatatatatatatatatatatacatacatatgtatatatatatttatatatatagatgctGCCGTGGCCTACTTGCTCACAGTTCTgcgataattttaatgagaaatatttaacttgaaatatcgaccgatttttatttatgttgacACAGAAAAAGCgcagaaaagaacaaaaaagaggaGATGAGAATGCGACGAATGGGCTGGATCCCTTCGACGAGGATGACGAAGATAAACTTAGGGATATGGCGAGGAAATTCGAGgctaaatatgtatgtatttggaGAGATTCGCTAGTGAGATTAtgttaatgaaagaaaaaaaaaaatgaataattaaaatattagattatattaatattttatattgttttaggGTACAGCTACTTTGGGGAAAAAAAGACATAAATATGATGATTACGTGGATTTGGGCGCGGGATACGATGAGAACGATTCCTTTATTGACAATACTGATGCTGTGAGTgtgatatattttctattatttatttttcattcgtactTTGCTTTTTTagctttcaattttttattttcctttttttctttcttttttttttttttttgtttctttttcgttttattcatCGTTAATCGTTTTCCAGTACGATGAGATTGTGCCAGAAGAGATGACCACAGCTCATGGGGGTTTCTACATAAATTGTGGAGCCCTTGAATTTAAAGCTGCTGAAAGGCATTCCTTAGTtcacaataacaacaataataaaagtaacaatgaTGAAGATGAAAGTAGCGATAGCAGCGAAGAAGAAACGGAAGACGTGGATAGTCCAAAGAGGGCagataaaagaaatcttaGTTCGTCGGAAGATGATGAAGTGGAAGACATGTCAGATCAACCGAGAaaagtaatttaaatatttgatgtgctgtatatttcttattcattgcattttttttattacgattattttaatCCATGAAGAAGCAGAAAGTCGATGAAAATGGAGATAAAAAATCCAACCACGAAAATgtaattaagaagaagaaaaagaagccacAAAATCATCAGTCACAAGATCAACGTTCAAATTGTCAGCAGGATGCGGAAAggcggaaagaaaaaggagaaacgacAGATGCTGAGGGTGGTACaggtattaataaatacagatatattaaatacatatttatattgttttataaaatattttagaatataaatttcaagtcGCACTTTTCTTTACGTTTAAGCGTCGGAAGatcaagaggaaaagaagaagcccGAAAAAGATTTGCAAAAGAATAGAACTACGACTgagaaaaaatttgatattaaaaaatttgaaaagaaatcatCCACCAATAGTAATGACTGTGAtgcaaaaaaaatagatttaaagaaattctctGGTAAAGATAGTAATATCGACGATGCTATAGAAAGTGTCGTTAATGCGGCTAGAGTCGAAGACGAGTCGAGTCGAGATACTACGGATTCTGGAAAATCTCGAGGCGCTCTTGGTACAGAATCGGAATGTGATGATATTGATAAGGAAGAAGCACCGTTACCGGATGGTCTACCCGAAGATATCAAGGAAATCGTTAACAAATTGAAGGTACACGCAGAAAATAGTAAAGAGGGTAAAAGCAAGTTTTTCAACCCGTCGGTCAATGCTGCTTTATTTAGGTAACTTTCTTTTATAACGTGGattgatgaaataaaaaaaaaaaaaaaaaaaagaaaaatgttaacgtTGCttcgagaaaaggaagattatagtattatattttaatttttttgttttctttttttcccctggTATTTGATATAGTTTAGAGAAAAAATTGAGGACATTGAATTCTGCGAGTGCAAGACCTCAGACGTACGGACATCTC of the Vespa crabro chromosome 4, iyVesCrab1.2, whole genome shotgun sequence genome contains:
- the LOC124423710 gene encoding acidic repeat-containing protein isoform X1, whose product is MSDFSDDSFSLSVDKQKYKKVVYQILPKVSNRMDINMKDILKVTIIGSQDFSLKLTDNSVIEDTQDIFPDNNERSTNENDAIVISDSSFDHSLDYFDKKKIISPIVSKGTYKSIIRSKNYSLEISNDTDEDRSFTEKWRNVSVRNNDFNKFSNRIKITISQDKNSFYTSDDSSKKNSTSSSEYNKNTNVSKDKYVSPTPTNKQRNDEKSNKQIQNISEKKENIYTPVKNLNLLNKLTNNNSNSSNSNTNDSKKSETCIQMKKGDLTKILKNIQLTKAVYESPKTKKTNDAVIDETLDDKIHPALLSDDSLIKKSKLPARIIDETPSNSDIIRNQSTEINTVTSPKIHDQSVDSPIDNQVKTLSERKKKEISNWLMTGLPRSHSDNSSFNNVPASNKDSISSGNSSLERLELNYETPNNRGKIEFKNIDNYITSVNARTSPSHKFLEKPDPPTFSKILQKNDQYENEDKKEFNNMNVIQCTDILDKLYGQVWRDKAGDLLSTPTKKQSVVMERDRTIQRDRKARRNKHYSIKATDKQNTSNTDKKVRLINQKQSKYNTSSSENESECSYYTALTNPQASNIVSDKLNTISSSVQRDIKIYDSDTKDKCNTNSTVQKVLDKKISSSNNEESSSDTSEFDPGDDVTEKRMRKRGTYIKQNPTTTTTNKNHLPSIESKKKETYSFLASLSHSVPLTNAHPDAKKYRQSYKKNKEELCKYLYKLYNENIFDKMLPENMIIQWNVRMREVAGYCYNSSYVIPQGGICRTSTIELSTKVLDAPNRLRDTLIHEMCHAACWIINGESSGHGYLWTAWANRATNVFPELPPIRRFHDYAINTKYMYKCTGCGLSIGRHSKSVDIENKRCDCCNGKLELFVNKSTKSGTVQMQTPQREPSAFALYVKENYKSVKKDKNLNHAEVMKLLGKNFSAIKIAKKDDDNNADNDKDSFD
- the LOC124423710 gene encoding acidic repeat-containing protein isoform X2 gives rise to the protein MSDFSDDSFSLSVDKQKYKKVVYQILPKVSNRMDINMKDILKVTIIGSQDFSLKLTDNSVIEDTQDIFPDNNERSTNENDAIVISDSSFDHSLDYFDKKKIISPIVSKGTYKSIIRSKNYSLEISNDTDEDRSFTEKWRNVSVRNNDFNKFSNRIKITISQDKNSFYTSDDSSKKNSTSSSEYNKNTNVSKDKYVSPTPTNKQRNDEKSNKQIQNISEKKENIYTPVKNLNLLNKLTNNNSNSSNSNTNDSKKSETCIQMKKGDLTKILKNIQLTKAVYESPKTKKTNDAVIDETLDDKIHPALLSDDSLIKKSKLPARIIDETPSNSDIIRNQSTEINTVTSPKIHDQSVDSPIDNQVKTLSERKKKEISNWLMTGLPRSHSDNSSFNNVPASNKDSISSGNSSLERLELNYETPNNRGKIEFKNIDNYITSVNARTSPSHKFLEKPDPPTFSKILQKNDQYENEDKKEFNNMNVIQCTDILDKLYGQVWRDKAGDLLSTPTKKQSVVMERDRTIQRDRDIKIYDSDTKDKCNTNSTVQKVLDKKISSSNNEESSSDTSEFDPGDDVTEKRMRKRGTYIKQNPTTTTTNKNHLPSIESKKKETYSFLASLSHSVPLTNAHPDAKKYRQSYKKNKEELCKYLYKLYNENIFDKMLPENMIIQWNVRMREVAGYCYNSSYVIPQGGICRTSTIELSTKVLDAPNRLRDTLIHEMCHAACWIINGESSGHGYLWTAWANRATNVFPELPPIRRFHDYAINTKYMYKCTGCGLSIGRHSKSVDIENKRCDCCNGKLELFVNKSTKSGTVQMQTPQREPSAFALYVKENYKSVKKDKNLNHAEVMKLLGKNFSAIKIAKKDDDNNADNDKDSFD